Proteins from a single region of Rubeoparvulum massiliense:
- a CDS encoding spore germination protein: MFGRLLSRKRGKQQGSQRNQSSQQGGIQGNQGNQENQEKSKNSSAAQAELASSLQQNLQQLKSILGNTPDLVMTMLKDGTGQEKVGVIYLDGLVGKEYIHYVMNDIFRYIDSLNQGGAGQGQSSVQNQSQAECTEQNHEYEKGVRKWNKRTRKIKNLRRDGEQNAENEQDGKQEKQKKTGEDGSASTQRSTTQLQLTIAGIKQVTQFNELVQEVLNGNTAILIENDTNAYLAPTSEMEHRAVEMPTAQNVVRGPHEGFTEMLVTNMSLVRRRLKTPDLRFELLKVGRLTQTDVGIIYLNSVAEPQLVDDVRKRIKQIDIDGILDSSYIEELIMDRYFTIFPTIFNTERPDTVVAGLLEGQVAILVDGTPYVLLAPTLFIQFIQDAEDYYTIGDYGFIRSLRFIAFFISLLFPALYVAFTTFHQEMLPTTLLISIAAQREGVPFPAVIEAIFMQITFEILREAGVRMPEAIGSAISIVGALVLGEAAVMAGVISAGMVIVISLTAITTFMIPYYAMSFPIRVLRFGFIFLSATFGLFGIVMGLLATFLHLSHLRSFGIPYMSPLAPINLTDQKDTIFRFPLWMMNKRPHSYNRKNIIRQGQTSHSQNKNLQGKTKGTQDQERTGGSENT, encoded by the coding sequence ATGTTTGGACGACTATTATCACGAAAAAGAGGCAAGCAGCAGGGCTCTCAGCGTAATCAATCATCTCAGCAGGGAGGAATTCAAGGGAATCAAGGGAATCAAGAGAATCAAGAGAAAAGTAAGAATTCATCTGCTGCACAAGCGGAACTGGCGAGCAGCCTTCAGCAGAATCTTCAACAGCTTAAGAGCATTCTCGGAAATACACCAGATCTAGTGATGACCATGTTGAAGGATGGTACAGGGCAGGAGAAGGTGGGGGTTATCTATTTAGATGGATTGGTGGGAAAAGAGTACATCCATTACGTGATGAATGATATCTTCCGATACATCGACTCACTCAATCAAGGTGGTGCAGGTCAGGGGCAGTCCTCTGTTCAAAATCAAAGTCAAGCGGAATGTACTGAACAAAATCATGAGTATGAAAAAGGAGTACGTAAATGGAACAAACGAACGCGCAAGATTAAAAACCTTCGGCGTGACGGGGAGCAAAATGCAGAAAATGAGCAGGATGGAAAGCAGGAGAAACAAAAGAAAACAGGAGAAGATGGATCAGCTTCAACTCAGAGAAGTACCACGCAGCTTCAGCTAACCATAGCAGGAATCAAGCAGGTTACGCAATTCAACGAGCTAGTTCAAGAAGTATTAAATGGCAATACGGCAATCCTCATCGAAAATGATACGAATGCGTATCTTGCTCCCACCTCAGAAATGGAGCATCGAGCCGTAGAGATGCCCACAGCACAAAATGTGGTGCGTGGCCCCCATGAAGGCTTTACAGAGATGTTGGTTACCAACATGAGTCTTGTTCGCCGCCGCCTAAAAACACCAGATCTACGCTTTGAACTGTTGAAGGTTGGTCGTCTAACCCAGACCGATGTAGGAATTATCTACTTAAATAGTGTAGCGGAGCCTCAACTGGTTGATGATGTCCGTAAACGGATCAAGCAGATTGATATCGATGGCATTCTTGATAGTAGCTATATTGAAGAACTAATCATGGATCGATATTTTACAATTTTCCCAACCATTTTTAATACGGAACGTCCCGATACGGTGGTTGCCGGTTTGTTGGAAGGTCAAGTAGCCATCTTAGTGGATGGAACACCCTATGTCCTCTTGGCGCCTACCTTATTTATACAGTTCATTCAAGACGCGGAAGATTACTATACGATTGGTGACTATGGCTTTATCCGTTCTCTGCGTTTCATCGCATTCTTTATTTCCTTGCTATTTCCAGCTCTCTATGTTGCATTTACTACTTTTCATCAAGAGATGTTACCAACAACCCTCCTGATCAGTATTGCAGCACAACGGGAAGGTGTTCCCTTCCCTGCTGTGATTGAAGCCATCTTTATGCAGATCACCTTCGAGATCTTACGGGAAGCAGGGGTTCGAATGCCGGAGGCCATTGGTTCAGCCATCTCCATCGTGGGCGCTTTGGTTTTAGGTGAGGCTGCGGTAATGGCAGGGGTTATCTCGGCAGGGATGGTCATTGTGATCTCATTAACTGCGATCACAACCTTTATGATACCTTATTATGCCATGAGCTTCCCTATCCGTGTTTTACGATTTGGGTTTATCTTCTTATCCGCTACCTTTGGTCTATTTGGAATTGTAATGGGGTTATTGGCGACGTTTCTTCATCTCAGTCATCTCCGCTCGTTTGGGATACCCTATATGTCACCATTGGCTCCCATCAATCTTACTGACCAAAAGGATACCATCTTTCGGTTTCCCCTCTGGATGATGAATAAGCGTCCTCATAGCTATAATCGGAAGAACATCATTCGGCAGGGGCAAACATCGCATAGTCAAAATAAAAATTTACAAGGGAAGACAAAAGGAACGCAAGATCAAGAGAGGACAGGAGGTAGCGAAAATACGTAG
- a CDS encoding M73 family metallopeptidase, whose amino-acid sequence MKKNKKSLLVVMGLMLTLVVAVAGGTMALFTDNIVNANNHFQAGTVILGHERNMGDTVPGPVFYSAASDPTGKFPYDTTLNPYAPPGAEALGGWAPGDKATRAMYLINEGSLDIKITQLKANVNPAGLTSGPAYEEFIEKMNIKVLYPAANIVLYDGSLEGLLNGYVNIPTILAVADGGDVNITFEAALDISGSNQLQGDTFVFDFTFHAEQLRNNP is encoded by the coding sequence ATGAAGAAGAATAAGAAAAGCTTACTAGTGGTAATGGGCTTGATGCTTACTTTGGTTGTGGCAGTAGCTGGTGGGACTATGGCACTCTTTACGGATAATATTGTGAATGCCAATAATCACTTCCAAGCGGGTACAGTTATTCTCGGACATGAGCGAAATATGGGTGATACAGTTCCTGGTCCCGTGTTCTACTCTGCGGCGTCTGATCCAACTGGAAAATTCCCCTACGATACGACGCTGAACCCTTACGCACCACCTGGTGCTGAAGCCCTCGGAGGCTGGGCCCCTGGCGATAAGGCAACACGAGCGATGTACCTAATTAATGAAGGAAGTCTTGATATCAAAATCACCCAACTGAAAGCCAATGTAAATCCAGCTGGCCTCACATCAGGTCCAGCCTATGAAGAGTTTATTGAGAAGATGAATATTAAAGTACTCTATCCCGCTGCCAATATCGTACTGTATGATGGCTCATTAGAAGGTCTCCTCAATGGTTATGTAAATATCCCAACGATCTTAGCTGTAGCAGATGGTGGAGATGTCAATATCACCTTTGAAGCCGCTTTAGACATTAGCGGAAGCAATCAATTGCAAGGTGATACCTTTGTCTTTGATTTCACCTTCCATGCGGAGCAACTGCGCAATAATCCCTAA
- a CDS encoding TasA family protein — MNVKKKVGMALATTALGTMLVAGSVFALFTDETTNANNTFTAGTVAIEDVTGGPVFHHTLYYDNLAPGDRESATLRVENRGTLDAWVKVDDYAGTGALFTGANPLEINISGDAVKIPAGGTADFAVEYYFPLEAGNEYQGATGTVDVEIIAVQARNNTNPGGTGPISWN, encoded by the coding sequence ATGAATGTTAAGAAAAAAGTAGGTATGGCTTTAGCAACAACAGCATTAGGAACCATGCTAGTAGCAGGTAGTGTGTTCGCATTATTCACTGATGAAACAACGAATGCCAACAATACCTTTACTGCTGGAACAGTAGCTATTGAGGATGTGACAGGAGGTCCTGTTTTCCACCATACGCTGTACTACGATAACCTCGCACCTGGCGATCGTGAATCTGCAACCTTACGTGTCGAAAATAGAGGCACCTTGGACGCATGGGTAAAGGTAGATGATTACGCAGGAACTGGAGCCCTCTTTACTGGAGCAAATCCGCTTGAAATTAATATCTCAGGTGATGCTGTGAAGATTCCTGCAGGCGGCACTGCTGATTTCGCTGTGGAATACTATTTCCCCTTGGAAGCAGGCAATGAGTATCAAGGTGCAACTGGCACTGTAGATGTAGAGATCATTGCTGTGCAAGCACGCAATAACACCAATCCAGGTGGCACAGGTCCGATTAGCTGGAACTAA